In Rhodothermales bacterium, the genomic window GACCTCGCTGCCGAGAGCTACCGGCGGATCGGCGCGACCGACGACCAGTTGCTCGTCGCGCACAACGGGTACGATCCAGCCCGGATCGAGCCCATCCTCAGCCGAGCGGAGGCGCGAGCGCAAACGGGCCTGCCTCCCGACCGGCCGACGGTCACGTATGCCGGGCACATCTCGCTCGACAAAGGGCTCGGCCTCGTGCTCGATCTCGCCGAAGCCCTGTCTGGCGTGCAATTCGTCCTCGTCGGGTCGAAGGGCGAGGGGCCGGTGGAGCGCCGCGCCGCTGCGATGGGGAATGTGACCGTTGTGGCGTGGCAGCGGTTCTCGGAGACGGTGCCGTACCTCTACGCCGCCGACGTACTCCTCATTCCCCCGACGCGCGGCCCGCTCGAAGCCGTCGGCAACACCGTGCTGCCGATGAAGACGTTCCTCTACATGGCGACGGAGCGACCCATCCTCGGCCCCGCCACGCGCGACCTCACCGAAGTGCTGGCCGACGGAGTGTCCGCCCGCCTCCTCCCCCCCGACGACGTTGGCTCCGCCATCGCTGCCCTCCGCGATCTCCTGTCGGACGACGCCCTCCAGCGCCGGCTCGCGGCGGCGGCGAGGGCGAACGTGCAGACGTGGGACGAACGCGCCGCGCGCGTGCTCGCGTTCGTCGAGGCGCGGCTGAAGACCCCAGCGTAGCTCACGGCTCGGCGGCCGGCTCCGCCGCAGGCGGCGGGCCGACGGGCGGCCCGGCCCGGCCCGGCAGCGCCCACAGCACGAGGCCATAGGCCGCCACGCTCGCTAGCCCGATTCCGATCCGCGCAGCCGGTGCGAGATCGTTGAAAGGCAGCGCAGACCCAGCCGCGAGCACCACGCCGAGCCCAACGAGCCCGGCCACATGGGGACGATACACCTCGCGGAGTTGCATCGGCACGCCGACGATCCGGCTGGCCTGCGTGACCTCTAAGGCGGCGAGCGCGAGGGCACCGAGCGCCGAGGCCGCCGCCGCCCCAGCCATCCCGAAACGGGGGATGAGGACGAAGTTCATCCCTACGTTCACGACGCCGATCGTGGCGCTGTTGATCAGGTTGAGCCGGGAGTGCCCCGTCATCACGACCACGTTCCCCGCCAGCCCGAACCCGTTGATGAGGTACGGAACGGGTAGCAACCACAGCATGAACGCCACCGTCCCGTCGTAGCCGGGGTAAAAGATGCGGAGGAGATCCGCGTGAAGCGTGGCGACGAGGAGGATGGCCGGGACGGCGAGCGTGGCGGTCCACCGCGCCGTCGAGGAGTAGACACGACCCAACGTCGCTAGATCGCCCTGCGCATAGAGCCGTGAGATCTGTGGGGCGAGCGCCCCGGAGAACGCGAGCTTGACCTGCCGGAGTTCGCGGACAACGCCCGATCCCGCCCCATACACCCCGACAGCGGCCGCGCTCGCCCCGAGCGCGCCGAGCATCAGCACGTCGATCCCGGTCAGGAATCGGTTCAGCGTCATGTTCAGATTTTGCGGGAGGGCGAACCCCAGCAGTTCGCGGTTGAGCCGGAAGCGCCGGAGCGCGCGGCCGAGCGGGCGCCATTCGAACTCTCGCCCGTAGATCCCGATCGCTGCGAGGCCGGACAGCACCTGCGACAGCACCCACGCGATCACAAGCCCCTCGACGGTCGGCAGCGTGCTGTGGATCAGGAAGGCCGCGCCGAAAAGGGTGAGCGGCTTGAGCCCGCCGGCGATGAACGCGTCGTACCGCATGATGCGGAGCCCCTGCGTAGCGGCGAGCACGACGCGCTCGAAGGCCATCAGGGGCAGCACGAGGGCCATCACGCGCACGGCTGGTGCGAGCTCGGCCCCGAAGTCGTACGTAGCCTGGAGAGCCGGAGCCCCCAGCGCCTGCGCCCCGGCCACGATCACGAGCGCGCCGCCCAGGCTGAAACCAAACGCGTTCGCGAGGGCGTCGTATAGCTTCTCTCGATCCTCTTCCGCGTAGCGTGCGACGTAGCGCACCGCCGCATCGCGGAAGCCCGACGTCAGCAGCGCCACGGCGATCTCGACGAGCGCCGCCGCCGATACGTACACCCCAAACACCTCGGCCCCGTAGAGCCGTGTAACGACGAGGAGAAACGCCGGGCCCGCGATCTTCCCCGCGATCCCGAGGAAGTTGACGAGCGCGCCCCGCTGGAGCTCCTTCTCGATGCTCATCGCCCGTCAGCGCCGGACGGCGTCGTAGTGCGCTTCCAGTTCCGCCACCTGCTTGTGGAGGTCAAACTCGCGCTCCATCTTCGCACGCCCCGCCTTGCCCATCGCACGACGAAGCTCGGCATCGTCGAGGAGGGCGATGAGCCGGTCGGCGAGGGCGGGTACGTTGCGTTCGGGCACGAGGAACCCGGTCTCGCCGTCCTCGACGAGTTGGGGGATGCCGGCGTGGACGGTGCTCAGCACGGGGAGCTCGGACGCGCTCGCCTCCCGAATCGTGATCGGGCTCCCCTCGCGGTCGTGATCGCGTGCGACGACGCTCGGTGCCATCAGCACATCGGCCGTTCGCATGAGGGCGGCGACCTCCGCCGCCGCGAGCACCCCGGGAAAATCGACGTCTGCTCCCAAGCCCGCCTCCGCGACGAATCGGTGCAGCATGGATTTCAACTCGCCCCCGCCCGCGACCGTCAGACGCGCCGCGCGCCCCTGGCGGCGCGCTTCGGCGAACGCGCGGAGGCCGTAGATCAACCCCTTCTTCTCGGTGAACCGCCCGACCATCACGACGTGAGGCGGACCAACGCTCCGCTCACCCCCCCCGTCGAACTTCGTGAGGTCGATGCCGAGGTGGTGCAGCTTCACAGCCTGAGGCCGACCGCTGAGGTCGGCGAGCAACTCCTGCAACTCCAGGCTGACGGCGAGCATGAGATCGGCCTGCTGGAAGATGGAGGGCGCGCGGAGCACGTAGCGCCAGCGCCGGGGCTCGTAGCGTTGGCTCCCGAGGAGCGCGGCCACATCGTTCCCGTGGAACGTTACGACGAGGGGGAGCTTGTGCCTCCGCGCGTAGGGCAGCGCATAGACGGCGCCGGTACCGAAGTGGGCGTGGATCAGCGCGTAGTCGTGCTGTTCGAAGTGGCGGTGGAAGGGCGGCCACGTCCCGAGCCGCTCGTAAAGCCCGCTTTGGACCGGCCCGCCGGGCGTGTGGATGCGCGCGGGGTCGTACGGGAAGCGATCCGCGTTCAGCCGCTCCTTACAGAAGACGTCAGCGACGTAGCGCGTGTGCGCGCAGACCTCGTCGTGGACGAACGTCTGCGAGTACGGGAGGAACGAGGTCGAAAAAAGGGCGAACGGCGTGGGAGGGACGGCCATAAGTTCGATCTGCCATGAGGTCTGGCGGAGCCATCAAGCTACCGCCACCAGCAAAGCCTCTCAAATGAAGGTTTGACCGCAGCCGCGCCGCCGTATGAACGTCCTCGTCTGGGCCACGACCTTCGGTGCCGACCTCTGGAGCCTCGCCCGATACCTCGACCAGCGGCCCGACTGCACCGTCCGCGTCGTCCTCGACGACCCGGCGACGTTCCGGCGCGAAGGCGTGGCGCACCTCTTCCCACTCGACCGTACGAAGCTCATCAAGCGGCGTCCGTGGCACCGATTCGTCGGGGTGCCGGGGTTCCGGCCAGACATCACGGTGATGGATAACCGCGTGCCGCTGCGTGCGCCCTCCCCCGCCGGGCTGATGCTGTGGCACGGCTTCGGCTGGCGCGGCCCGAACAACGCCGACGGGGACTTCGCATGGCTCCACCACTCCATCCGCTCGGCCTTCGGCGATGCGCGCGTTCCGAACCCGCGCTTCCGCTGGCAGTGCTTCGGGCCGTGGGATCTGGGGCACCGCACGGCCGTCAGCGGCTTCGCGCCCGAGAACTGCCGGCTCATCGGCGCCGTCAGCCATGACGACCTCCGCATCCCGCTCGACCGCGCGCTCGCGCAGCCGTTTTACCCCTTCGATCTGAAGCGCAAAACGGTCCTCCTCGCGCCGACGTGGCACTACGGCGAGGTCTTCGCCCACTGGGGCACCGACGCCGACCTCTTCGACCGTCTGCTCGCCCACCTCCACCGCCGCGAAGCGAACGTCATCCTCCGCCTCCACGACTCGTTCCGCTTCCCCCGTCCGTACCGTCGGTTTCTGGACGACCTCGCGCGGCGCTATCCGAACGTCCTCCTCAAGTTCAAAGACCGTCATCCCGACAACTTCCTCGACCTGCAGGTCGCCGACGTGCTCGTCACCAACTTCTCGTCGATCGCGAACCTGTTCTACGCCACGCTACGGCCGACCGTCCACGTCTACCCCGTCGCGAGCGCAGACGAAGCGTTCATGGAGCGGCAGTACACCGTGTTCGGCGTCCGCGAGAAGCCCGTCGAATCTGCCCGTTTCATCTGGAAGCTGCCGCCGGAGGACAACGGCGGCCTCCTCGCCCACGACTTCGACGAGATGATGACGCAGATCGACCGGGGGCTCGACGAGCCGGACTGCTGCCGCGACCGCGCGCAGGACTTCCTCGACCGGCACATGCTCGGCGCAGACGGAGGGAATGCCGAGCGCGCGTGGGCCGTGATGCAAGAGGTGGTGACCACGGCACAGGCCGCCCGGTAAGCGACGTCGTGAGGATGGGCTGAATTGCACACGCGGCGGGATACCCCTTTCGCGACACCGGTATATTCGGCCGATTTACCCCACGGCATTCTCTCTCCAACCGCTGCCTCCGTGCCCAACACCCTCCCCGCCCACGACGGCAAACTCCTCGTCCTCCTCCCCGGAATGGGCGCCGTCGCCACCACGTTCATCGCCGGCGTCGAAGCCGTGCGGCGTGGCACCGCGCAGCCCTTCGGCTCGCTCTCGCAGATGCAGACGATCCGCCTCGGCAAGCGCTCCGAGAACCGGAACCCGCTCATCCGCGACTTCCTCCCCCTCGCCCCGCTCGACGACCTCGTCTTCGCTGGGTGGGACCCGATCCCGGACGACGTGTACGACGCCGCCGTGCGCGCCGGCGTGCTCGACGACCGCGACCTCGCCGAGATGGCGGACTTCCTCCACGGCATCGAGCCGATGACCGCGGCGTTCGACCAGCAGTACGTCAAGCGGCTCGACGGTACGCACGTCAAGCAGGGCGAGACGAAGTGGGACCTCGCCGAGCAGCTCCGCGCCGACATCCGGGCGAAGAAAGAGGAGACCGGTGCCACGCGCGCCGTGATGGTGTGGTGCGGCTCGACGGAGGTCTACCTCTCCCCCGCTCCCTGCCACATGAGCCCCGAGGCCTTCGAGCAGGGCATGAAGGACAACGACCCGGCGATCGCGCCGAGCCAGCTCTACGCCTACGCCGCGATCATGGAGGACGTGCCGTACGCGAACGGCGCCCCCAACCTTTCGGCCGATTTCCCCGCGCTCGAACAGCTCGCGGAGCAGCGCGGCGTGCCGATCACGGGCAAGGACTTCAAGACCGGGCAGACGATGATGAAGACGATCCTCGCCCCCGGCCTCAAAGCCCGCATGCTCGGCGTCAACGGCTGGTTCTCGACCAACATCCTCGGCAACCGCGATGGCGAAATCCTCGACGACGTGGACTCGTTCCGCTCCAAAGAGGTCACGAAGGCCGGCGTGCTCGACACCATCTTCCAGCCCGAAACCTACCCCTCGCTCTACGGCGACCTCTACCACAAAGTCCGCATCAACTACTACCCGCCGCACGGCGACGCGAAGGAGGGCTGGGACAACATCGACATCTTCGGCTGGCTCGGCTACAAGATGCAGATCAAGGTCAACTTCCTCTGCCGCGACTCGATCCTCGCCGCGCCGATCGTGCTCGACCTCGCGCTCTTCCTCGACCTCGCGGGTCGCGCCGGCCGCTCGGGCATCCAAGAGTGGCTCTCGTTCTACTTCAAGAGCCCGCACACGCCCTCCGGCCACGTGCAGGAGCACGACCTCTTCATCCAGCACTTCCGGCTGAAGAACACGCTCCGCGTGATGGGCGGCGAAGAGCCGATCACCCACCTCTCCGAGCACTTCGAGGAGCACACCGAGATTGAGGAAGCAGAGTGACGGCCGGAGCGGGACGCACCGCCGTCGTCCTCGCCGCGGGCTTCGGCTCGCGGCTGGCGGGGACGAGCGATGCGACAGCACTCAAGCCGCTGACGCCCGTCGCCGGCGTCCCGCTCCTGCTCCGTACGTTCCGCAGCCTCGAAGCCGCGGGCTGCGACCGGATCGTCGTCGTCGTCGGGCACGGGGCAGACGAGGTGCGGGAGGCCGCCGAGTCCGTGTATGAAGGCGGCGCCGACGTGCGCTTCGTCGTCAACGAGCGCTACGACCTCGCAAATGGCGTCTCCGTCCTCGCCGCGCGTGACGAGGTGGACGGAGACTTCCTCCTCACGATGGCCGACCACGTCTTCAGCGACGACGTGATGCGGCTCGCGGGGGCGCACACGCCGCCCGCGCACGGCGCGACCCTCCTCGTGGACTACGACATCGCCGGCGTCTTCGACCTCGACGACGCGACGAAGGTGCGCGAACGAGACGGCCACATCATCTCCATCGGCAAGCAGATCACCGACTACAACTGCATCGACACCGGTCTCTTCGTTTGCTCCCCCGCGCTGATGACCGCACTCGCCGAGGTTTACGCCGAGCGCGGCGACGCCTCGCTCTCCGACGGGATCCAGCGTTTCGCCGCTGCCGGCCGGATGAGCGTACTCGACATCGGCGACGGCTTCTGGCAGGATGTGGACACCCCCGAGATGCTCGCCGAGGCAGAACGTCGACTCCGTGCGGTCGAGGGGTAGTGTGCTACCTCACTTCACGAGGAAGTAGTCGTAGACAATGCGCCCGCGCTGGTTCGTCGTGCCGCGCCCGCGGAAGACGACAACCTCGCCGCCGATGTACCGCTTGACGACGGCTTTCTGGATGCCACCGAGCTCTTCGAGCGCGGAGAACGTCTGCTGGTCGCGCTCGCGGTTGAGGATCGTCTGCCCGCCGCCATCGTAACGAACCGCGAGTTGGTTCGGCACCGCCACGCCGAGGCTCCGCCGCGTCGAGACGACCTGCAGCGATTCAGGCTTGCGGAGTTGGAAGCGGCCGTTCTTCCGCACGGCGGCGAACCCGATAACCCGGTCCTGGTAGCGCGACGCCGGCGTGATGAAGTGGCCCACCTCCATGTCGCCGCTGTGCTGCACGAACCGGTACGCGCTGCGCACGAGCTTCGTCGGGAAGTCGCTCTGGAACGTGTGGTCCATGTAGGCGGTGCCCGATACCCGTTTCGCCACGCCATCGATCGTCACGGTGCCGGCGACGCGGGCGTACGGAATGTGGATGAACATCCCGATCCGATCCGAGCCGAGCCGGAATATGCCATCGCCCCACGTCAGTCCAGACGCGATGTCGGAGAAGGTGAGGTCCACGGCGTACTCGACGCCTTCCTTCCCGGCCTCGAAATGGACGCGGTGGCGCTGCGGGAGTGCGCCTTCGGCGTAGATGTTCG contains:
- a CDS encoding glycosyltransferase; the encoded protein is MHIAYATDQLLPRTATDAEQLMATVSALGRCGAVVEVLMPAHAWRPPPTPEVLAQFYEVTPSFAVAPIRGAVPTFRGLEKVVHGAAAVRSQSASAADVLYTRNLPTVHAALRWGRAPVVYETYRPWPDQRPRSAPSFRRMFEHPRFLGAVLHSDLAAESYRRIGATDDQLLVAHNGYDPARIEPILSRAEARAQTGLPPDRPTVTYAGHISLDKGLGLVLDLAEALSGVQFVLVGSKGEGPVERRAAAMGNVTVVAWQRFSETVPYLYAADVLLIPPTRGPLEAVGNTVLPMKTFLYMATERPILGPATRDLTEVLADGVSARLLPPDDVGSAIAALRDLLSDDALQRRLAAAARANVQTWDERAARVLAFVEARLKTPA
- a CDS encoding oligosaccharide flippase family protein: MSIEKELQRGALVNFLGIAGKIAGPAFLLVVTRLYGAEVFGVYVSAAALVEIAVALLTSGFRDAAVRYVARYAEEDREKLYDALANAFGFSLGGALVIVAGAQALGAPALQATYDFGAELAPAVRVMALVLPLMAFERVVLAATQGLRIMRYDAFIAGGLKPLTLFGAAFLIHSTLPTVEGLVIAWVLSQVLSGLAAIGIYGREFEWRPLGRALRRFRLNRELLGFALPQNLNMTLNRFLTGIDVLMLGALGASAAAVGVYGAGSGVVRELRQVKLAFSGALAPQISRLYAQGDLATLGRVYSSTARWTATLAVPAILLVATLHADLLRIFYPGYDGTVAFMLWLLPVPYLINGFGLAGNVVVMTGHSRLNLINSATIGVVNVGMNFVLIPRFGMAGAAAASALGALALAALEVTQASRIVGVPMQLREVYRPHVAGLVGLGVVLAAGSALPFNDLAPAARIGIGLASVAAYGLVLWALPGRAGPPVGPPPAAEPAAEP
- a CDS encoding glycosyltransferase, which translates into the protein MAVPPTPFALFSTSFLPYSQTFVHDEVCAHTRYVADVFCKERLNADRFPYDPARIHTPGGPVQSGLYERLGTWPPFHRHFEQHDYALIHAHFGTGAVYALPYARRHKLPLVVTFHGNDVAALLGSQRYEPRRWRYVLRAPSIFQQADLMLAVSLELQELLADLSGRPQAVKLHHLGIDLTKFDGGGERSVGPPHVVMVGRFTEKKGLIYGLRAFAEARRQGRAARLTVAGGGELKSMLHRFVAEAGLGADVDFPGVLAAAEVAALMRTADVLMAPSVVARDHDREGSPITIREASASELPVLSTVHAGIPQLVEDGETGFLVPERNVPALADRLIALLDDAELRRAMGKAGRAKMEREFDLHKQVAELEAHYDAVRR
- a CDS encoding CDP-glycerol glycerophosphotransferase family protein; this encodes MNVLVWATTFGADLWSLARYLDQRPDCTVRVVLDDPATFRREGVAHLFPLDRTKLIKRRPWHRFVGVPGFRPDITVMDNRVPLRAPSPAGLMLWHGFGWRGPNNADGDFAWLHHSIRSAFGDARVPNPRFRWQCFGPWDLGHRTAVSGFAPENCRLIGAVSHDDLRIPLDRALAQPFYPFDLKRKTVLLAPTWHYGEVFAHWGTDADLFDRLLAHLHRREANVILRLHDSFRFPRPYRRFLDDLARRYPNVLLKFKDRHPDNFLDLQVADVLVTNFSSIANLFYATLRPTVHVYPVASADEAFMERQYTVFGVREKPVESARFIWKLPPEDNGGLLAHDFDEMMTQIDRGLDEPDCCRDRAQDFLDRHMLGADGGNAERAWAVMQEVVTTAQAAR
- a CDS encoding inositol-3-phosphate synthase, with protein sequence MPNTLPAHDGKLLVLLPGMGAVATTFIAGVEAVRRGTAQPFGSLSQMQTIRLGKRSENRNPLIRDFLPLAPLDDLVFAGWDPIPDDVYDAAVRAGVLDDRDLAEMADFLHGIEPMTAAFDQQYVKRLDGTHVKQGETKWDLAEQLRADIRAKKEETGATRAVMVWCGSTEVYLSPAPCHMSPEAFEQGMKDNDPAIAPSQLYAYAAIMEDVPYANGAPNLSADFPALEQLAEQRGVPITGKDFKTGQTMMKTILAPGLKARMLGVNGWFSTNILGNRDGEILDDVDSFRSKEVTKAGVLDTIFQPETYPSLYGDLYHKVRINYYPPHGDAKEGWDNIDIFGWLGYKMQIKVNFLCRDSILAAPIVLDLALFLDLAGRAGRSGIQEWLSFYFKSPHTPSGHVQEHDLFIQHFRLKNTLRVMGGEEPITHLSEHFEEHTEIEEAE
- a CDS encoding NTP transferase domain-containing protein, which translates into the protein MTAGAGRTAVVLAAGFGSRLAGTSDATALKPLTPVAGVPLLLRTFRSLEAAGCDRIVVVVGHGADEVREAAESVYEGGADVRFVVNERYDLANGVSVLAARDEVDGDFLLTMADHVFSDDVMRLAGAHTPPAHGATLLVDYDIAGVFDLDDATKVRERDGHIISIGKQITDYNCIDTGLFVCSPALMTALAEVYAERGDASLSDGIQRFAAAGRMSVLDIGDGFWQDVDTPEMLAEAERRLRAVEG